ACGTAAGACCACTGGCAAAAGTGCTGTCACTCTGTCCCTTACGTCCCAAGCCATTGATCGCCTCGCAGAAATGGCCCAGAAATCTGGCTTTTCTCGGTCAGCTTTTGTGGAGAATCTCATGGCAGGCGCTGTGGCGATCGCCGCTCCAGAAGCAGAAAAAAACCTTTGTGTTACCGTCACCCAAAAAGCAGATGATGAGCCCCAAGTGCAAGTCAGTCTTGCTGAAAATACTGCATTAAGCTCTGCCCCGGCAGTATTTTCGGATTCTGTGGATAGCGCTACATTAACAGAAAAAATCACTGCCCAAGAGAAAATAATTGCAGATTTAGAAGCTAAATTAGTCGCCGCCAATGCCCCTCGTCAGGAAACTGTTGTCCCGGCAAAATCTACAGGTTTGACAACAGCTCAAACGACAAAAATCACTGCCCTTGAAACACAATTAAAAGAACAAGAAGCTCAACTTAAAAAATCCACTCGAGCAATGCAAGAGATGCAGCAAAAATTGGACCGAGTTGCCCTAGAAAAAGCTGCATTACAACAGGAAATTGACAAAAAAGATCAGATTCTTGCCCAGACAAAAATCGATCAAGCTGCTTTAACAAAAGGCATCGAAGCTGAAAAAGCAATGGTAGCGCAATTGCAACAACAGTCCAATGCCAACGCTGCGGCAAAAGTAACTGAGGCAGAACTTCAAGAAACCATTACCGCCCTGCGCCAAGAAAAAGAACAGCTCCAAGGACAGTTTCAGGAGGCAACTCAGGCCCAAGCTTCCCTAGGACGAAAAGTTACCCAATTGGAAGAAGCTCTCAAAGCCGCCCAAGCGGATCGAACCCAGGCTTTGGCCAGTCTCCAACAAGCTTATAGCGATTTAAAACAGCAATATAAAACCCAAGGCGATCGCCTCCGTATTTTAGAATCTAAAGCTCATCAAACAACAGCCGTTACCAGCGTGGGGGAATTTTACCTTAACCGTTGGCGTAAATATTAAATCAAAATTATCCTTGAATGACTTGAAAATGACGATGGTCGATTCGTAACTATCGTCATTTTCAAGTCATCATTAAACCTAGTGGCCAATACCGACATAGCGGAAGCCGAGACTTTCTAAAACCGCGCGATTAAGGAAATTACGCCCATCAATGATGAGGCGCTGTTGGAGGCGATCGCCCAATTGACCATAGTCAAGACTGAGAAATTCTTGCCAATCAGTTACTAAAACGAGCGCATCGCAGGTATCTGCCAGCATTTCTGGGCTGTCTTCAATGATTACCCCTGAAAGACCATGACTAATGGCATTTTGAGAAACAATTGGGTCATAGGCTTTTACCCTGGCTCCTAAACGATTCAGCTCAGCGACCAGTTTTAAAGAAGGGGCATCGCGCATATCATCGGTATTTGGCTTAAAGGTCAAACCCAACAGACCAATGGTTTTACCCTTGAGGATTTTCAGTTCCTGCTGCAGCTTTTCGACAACAATTAGTTTTTGGCGATTATTCACAGCCACTGCGGCCTCTAGGAGTTGGGCTTGGTAGCCATAATCTTCTGCAGTGTGAATGAGTGCTGCCACATCCTTCGGAAAACAGGAGCCCCCCCAACCGAGACCTGCTTGGAGGAATTTATTACCAATGCGACTGTCGAGGCCGATGCCCTGGGCCACCTGAATCACATCTG
The nucleotide sequence above comes from [Synechococcus] sp. NIES-970. Encoded proteins:
- a CDS encoding ribbon-helix-helix protein, translated to MVKKKRKTTGKSAVTLSLTSQAIDRLAEMAQKSGFSRSAFVENLMAGAVAIAAPEAEKNLCVTVTQKADDEPQVQVSLAENTALSSAPAVFSDSVDSATLTEKITAQEKIIADLEAKLVAANAPRQETVVPAKSTGLTTAQTTKITALETQLKEQEAQLKKSTRAMQEMQQKLDRVALEKAALQQEIDKKDQILAQTKIDQAALTKGIEAEKAMVAQLQQQSNANAAAKVTEAELQETITALRQEKEQLQGQFQEATQAQASLGRKVTQLEEALKAAQADRTQALASLQQAYSDLKQQYKTQGDRLRILESKAHQTTAVTSVGEFYLNRWRKY